The Quadrisphaera setariae nucleotide sequence CTGACCGACGAGCGCGTCCGCAAGCTGTCCTTCACCGGGTCCACCGGCGTGGGCCGGCTCCTGCTGCGCCAGGCCGCCGACCGCGTGCTGACCACCTCGATGGAGCTCGGCGGCAACGCCCCCTTCGTCGTCCTGCCCGGAGCGGACGTCGAGGCCGCGGTTGCCGGTGCGATGACCGCGAAGTTCCGCGGCGGGGGCCAGGCCTGCACCGCGGCCAACCGCTTCTACGTGCACGCCTCCCTCGCGCAGGAGTTCACCGCGCGGTTCGGCGCCGCCGTCGAGGCGCTCACCGTGGGGCCGGCGAGCACGGGCGCGCAGGTGGGCCCGCTCATCTCCGAGCGCGAGCGCGCGGGCGTCGAGGCGCTCGTGGACGGCGCCCTCGCGCAGGGCGCGCGCGTCGCCGCGCGCGCCGCCGTCCCCGGGCACCTCACCGGCCACTTCCTCGCCCCGGTGCTGCTGGTCGACGTGCCCGCCGACGCCGACGTGCTGGACGAGGAGCTGTTCGGACCGGTGGCCCCCGTCGTCGTCTTCGACGACTCCTGGGGCGCCACCACCGGGTGGGACGGGCTGCTGGAGCGCGTCAACGGTTCCGAGATGGGTCTCGCGGCGTACGTGTTCGGCCCGCTCGGCGAGGCGCTGCGCTTCTCGGAGGAGGTCGAGGCCGGCATGGTCGGCGTCAACCGCGGGCTGGTCTCGGACCCCGCGGCGCCGTTCGGCGGGATGAAGCAGTCCGGGATCGGCCGCGAGGGCGCCCGCGCGGGCGTGGAGGAGTACCTGGAGACCCAGTACCTCTCCGTCGCCTGGTGACGGGTCGTTGACGGACCGTTGACGGGCCGTTGACAGGTCGCTGACGGGCGGGGCTCGGAGGCGGCTCCTATCCTCGGCTCGTGGCCCTGGTGCTGGTCGTCGACGACACGGCGCAGATCCGCATGCTCATCCGCCTCAACCTCGAGCTCGAGGGGCACGAGGTCGACGAGGCGGCTGACGGCGAGGAGTGCCTCGTCCGCCTGCGCGACCCCGCCGCGCCGCGCCCGGACGTCGTGACCATGGACGCCGTCATGGAGCCGCGCGACGGGTGGAGCGCCGTGGCGGAGATCCGCCGCGACCCGGCCCTGGCCGACATCCCCGTGGTGATGGTCACCGCCAGCGTGCAGGCCCACCAGCGCGCCCGCGCCGTGCAGGTGGGCGTCGACGCGCTGGTCGCCAAGCCCTTCGAGCCCACGGCGCTCATCCAGGTCGTCGAGGACCTCGCCGCCGCCGGCAGGCCCCCGCGGGGCGCCAGCGCGGCACCGGTGCGCCAGTAGGCGCCAGTAACCTGGGGGAGTGACCCCCGAGGAGCTGTCGGCAGCCATCCGCGCCTGCCTCACCGGCGCCGTCGACGCCGGTGAGCTGAGCCTCCCGGCGGGCGCCGTCCCGCAGGCCGTCAAGGTCGAGAGGCCGCGCAACCGCGACCACGGCGACTGGGCCACCTCGGTGGCGCTGCAGCTGTCCAAGCCCGCCGGTGTGCCGCCCCGGAAGGTCGCCGAGGTGCTCGCCGTGCGCCTGTCCGGCGTGGCTGGCGTGAAGAGCGTCGACGTGGCCGGTCCGGGCTTCCTCAACGTCGTCCTCGACGCCGCCGCCGCTGGCGAGCTCGCCCGCACCGTGGTGGAGGCGGGTCCCGCCTACGGCCGCACCGAGGCCCTGGCCGGACGGAGGGTCAACCTCGAGTTCGTGTCCGCCAACCCCACCGGCCCGGTGCACCTGGGCGGCACCCGCTGGGCCGCCGTCGGAGACTCCCTGGCCCGTGTGCTCCAGGCGGTCGGCGCCGACGTCACCCGTGAGTACTACTTCAACGACCACGGCGCCCAGATCGACAGGTTCGCCCGCTCGCTGCTGGCCCGCGCGCTCGGCCAGGAGGCCCCCGAGGACGGCTACGGGGGCGACTACATCGAGGAGATCGCCTCCACGATCGTCCGCGACGCGCTCGCCGCCGGGGCGCCGGACCCGAGCACCCTGCCCGAGGCGGAGGCGCTGGAGGCCTTCCGCAGCCGCGGCGTGGCGCTCATGTTCGACGAGGTCAAGGGCAGCCTGCACGACTTCCGGGTCGACTTCGACGTCTACTTCCACGAGGACTCCCTGCACACCTCCGGCGCGGTGGCGTCGGTGGTGCAGCAGCTGAAGGACTCGGGCCGCCTCTTCGAGTCCGACGGCGCGTGGTGGCTGCGCTCCACGGAGTTCGGCGACGACAAGGACCGCGTCGTCATCAAGTCCGACGGCAACCCCGCCTACGTGGCCGGTGACCTCGCCTACCTGCGCGACAAGCGCGCCCGCGGCTTCGACCTGTGCATCTACCTGCTGGGCGCCGATCACCACGGCTACGTCGCCCGCCTCAAGGCCGCCGCTGCCGCGTTCGGTGACGACCCCGCGGTGGTGGAGGTGCTCATCGGTCAGATGGTCAACCTCGTCCGCGACGGCGTGCCCGTCCGCATGAGCAAGCGCGCCGGCACCGTGGTGACGATGGAGGACCTCGTCGGGGCCGTGGGCGTGGACGCCGCCCGGTACGCCCTGGTCCGCTCCAGCGTCGACTCCCAGATCGACGTCGACCTCGACCTGCTGGTCAAGCGCACCAACGACAACCCCGTCTTCTACGTGCAGTACGCCCACGCCCGCACCTCCGGGGTGGGCCGCAACGCCCGCGACCTGGGTGTGCGCACCGAGGACGGCTTCGACCCGTCGGTGCTCGACCACGCCACCGAGTCCGCGCTGCTGGCCGCCATCGGCGACTTCCCCCGCGCGGTGGCGCAGGCCGCCGAGCTGCGCGAGCCGCACCGCGTGGCCCGCTACCTGGAGGCCCTCGCCGGCAGCTACCACAAGTGGTACGACGAGCGCCGCGTGACGCCGATGGGCGAGGAGGCCGTCACCGACGTCCACCGCACCCGCCTGTGGCTCAACGACGCCACCCGCACGGTGCTGGCCAACGGCCTGGCGCTGCTGGGCGTCTCCGCCCCGGACCGCATGTGATCGAGGAGAGCGTCCTGTGAGAGCACACCCTGCCGGGCCGCAGCACGCCGCGGGCCTCGGTGGCCCCGGCTGGCTGACCGAGCCCGACGACCCGAACGACCTCCTCCCCTCGCTGTGGCCGAGCACGGCGCGGCGCGGCGCCGACGGCGTCGTCAGCGTCGGCGGTGTCCCCGTCACCGAGCTGGCCGCCCAGCACGGCACCCCCGCCTACGTGGTGGACGAGGCGGACTTCCGCGCCCGCGCCACGGCGTTCCGCGACGCCTTCGCGGAGGCGTTCGCCGACGCCTGCGGCGGCGCCGACGTGTACTACGCGGCGAAGGCCTTCACGTGCACGGCCGTGGCCCGGTGGCTCGCCGAGGACGGCCTGCGCTACGACGCCTGCACGGGCGGGGAGCTGGCGGTGGCGCTGCGCGGCGGCACCGACCCGGCGCACGTGCTGCTGCACGGCAACAACAAGTCCGACGACGAGATCACCCGCGCCGTGCGCGCCGGGGTGGGCAAGGTCGTCGTCGACGGCTTCCACGACATCGACAGGACCGCCGACGCCGCCCGCGACGCCGGTGTGCGCCAGGGCGTGCTCATCCGCACCACCGTCGGCGTCGAGGCGCACACCCACGACTACATCGCCACGGCCCACGAGGACCAGAAGTTCGGCCTCTCCCTGGCCTCCGGGCAGGCCGCCGAGGCGGTCCGCCGGGTGCTCGCGCGCCCCGAGCTGGAGCTGCGCGGGCTGCACAGCCACATCGGCAGCCAGATCTTCGACGTCTCCGGCTTCGAGGTGGCCGCCCGCCGCCTCCTGGGCCTGCACGCGCAGGTGCTGGCCGAGCACGGGGTGGAGCTGCCCGAGATCGACCTGGGCGGCGGCTTCGGCATCGCCTACACCACCCAGGACGCCCCGCTGAGCCCGGCGGACCTGGCGCGCGGCATGGCCGAGGTCGTCACCGCCGCGTGCGCGCAGCTCGGGGTGGCGGTGCCCAAGGTCTCCGTGGAGCCCGGGCGGGCCATCGCCGGCCCGGCCGGCGTGACGCTGTACCGCGTGGGCTCCACCAAGGACGTCGCGCTGGACGGCGGCCTGCACCGGCGCTACGTGGCCGTGGACGGCGGGATGAGCGACAACATCCGCACCGCCCTGTACGACGCGGACTACTCCGCCACGCTCGGCGGGCGCCGCTCGGGCGAGCGGCCCGTGCTGAGCCGCGTGGTGGGCAAGCACTGCGAGAGCGGTGACGTGGTGGTCAAGGACGAGTTCCTCCCGGAGGACCTGGCCGCCGGCGACCTGCTCGTGGTGCCCGCCACTGGCGCCTACTGCCACAGCATGGCCAGCCAGTACAACCACGTGCCGCGCCCGCCCGTGGTCGCCGTCAAGGACGGCCAGAGCCGCGTGCTGGTCCGCCGCGAGACCGAGGACGACCTGCTGGCCCTCGACGTCGGCTGAACGGCCCCGCGGGGCGCGCGAGCGCTGCGGGGGCCGCACCTGGCAGGATCGGGGGCGTGGCGATCGCTTACTGGCTCATGGGTGTCGGGTCCGTGCTGGTCTTCCTGGGCCTGCTCAACGGCGACATCTCGACCCTGCACAACATCTCGAAGTTCGGCGGCATCGTGATGATCGCGGTCGGCCTGGTGGCCTCCGCGCAGATCGCCTCCAAGCGCCGGCAGCAGGAGCGGCTGGCCCGCATCCAGGCCGGGCTGCCGCAGGCCGAGCCGCTCGGGCGCGGCGGCGCAGCCCACTGACGCGCCGCCGCTCCGTCGTCGTCGTCGGTCTCCTCAGACCGGCGGGAGCACGCGGGTCGGCACGGCCGGGTCTCCCTTGGACAGGGCCAGGCCCTCCCACGGCAGGCTGACGAGCACCTCTCCGAGGTGGTCGCGCGCTGCCTGCAGCCCTGAGCCGCTGGAGGCGGGGCCGACGCGCTCACCGCCACGCACCAGCGGCACCTGCAGCGCGCGGTCACCCGGCTCGGCGGGCGGGGGACCTCCGGCGCTGACGACCTCCTCGGTCGCGGTGCCCGAGCTGCGGTGCCGGCGCACGGCCCACTTGCGCCCGCCGTGGCTCGCCTTGGACTCCGAGCGCTTGGCCACCGGGCGCCCGTCGACCTCGACCAGCTTGTAGA carries:
- the argS gene encoding arginine--tRNA ligase → MTPEELSAAIRACLTGAVDAGELSLPAGAVPQAVKVERPRNRDHGDWATSVALQLSKPAGVPPRKVAEVLAVRLSGVAGVKSVDVAGPGFLNVVLDAAAAGELARTVVEAGPAYGRTEALAGRRVNLEFVSANPTGPVHLGGTRWAAVGDSLARVLQAVGADVTREYYFNDHGAQIDRFARSLLARALGQEAPEDGYGGDYIEEIASTIVRDALAAGAPDPSTLPEAEALEAFRSRGVALMFDEVKGSLHDFRVDFDVYFHEDSLHTSGAVASVVQQLKDSGRLFESDGAWWLRSTEFGDDKDRVVIKSDGNPAYVAGDLAYLRDKRARGFDLCIYLLGADHHGYVARLKAAAAAFGDDPAVVEVLIGQMVNLVRDGVPVRMSKRAGTVVTMEDLVGAVGVDAARYALVRSSVDSQIDVDLDLLVKRTNDNPVFYVQYAHARTSGVGRNARDLGVRTEDGFDPSVLDHATESALLAAIGDFPRAVAQAAELREPHRVARYLEALAGSYHKWYDERRVTPMGEEAVTDVHRTRLWLNDATRTVLANGLALLGVSAPDRM
- the lysA gene encoding diaminopimelate decarboxylase — translated: MRAHPAGPQHAAGLGGPGWLTEPDDPNDLLPSLWPSTARRGADGVVSVGGVPVTELAAQHGTPAYVVDEADFRARATAFRDAFAEAFADACGGADVYYAAKAFTCTAVARWLAEDGLRYDACTGGELAVALRGGTDPAHVLLHGNNKSDDEITRAVRAGVGKVVVDGFHDIDRTADAARDAGVRQGVLIRTTVGVEAHTHDYIATAHEDQKFGLSLASGQAAEAVRRVLARPELELRGLHSHIGSQIFDVSGFEVAARRLLGLHAQVLAEHGVELPEIDLGGGFGIAYTTQDAPLSPADLARGMAEVVTAACAQLGVAVPKVSVEPGRAIAGPAGVTLYRVGSTKDVALDGGLHRRYVAVDGGMSDNIRTALYDADYSATLGGRRSGERPVLSRVVGKHCESGDVVVKDEFLPEDLAAGDLLVVPATGAYCHSMASQYNHVPRPPVVAVKDGQSRVLVRRETEDDLLALDVG
- a CDS encoding NAD-dependent succinate-semialdehyde dehydrogenase, which gives rise to MIAELEPARAVLVGGRALSGAGTFPVEDPATLEVLAHVSDGTAADATAAVDAAAAAFDAWRRTPPRERAEVLRHAFELLVRDADRLAALVSAENGKSLADARGEVLYSAEFFRWYAEEAVRPHGDFGSSPAGGTRTVVTHRPVGVAALVTPWNFPAAMAARKIAPALAAGCTAVLKPAAQTPLTAVAVVRLLAEAGVPDGVVNLVPTTDPGAVVSTWLTDERVRKLSFTGSTGVGRLLLRQAADRVLTTSMELGGNAPFVVLPGADVEAAVAGAMTAKFRGGGQACTAANRFYVHASLAQEFTARFGAAVEALTVGPASTGAQVGPLISERERAGVEALVDGALAQGARVAARAAVPGHLTGHFLAPVLLVDVPADADVLDEELFGPVAPVVVFDDSWGATTGWDGLLERVNGSEMGLAAYVFGPLGEALRFSEEVEAGMVGVNRGLVSDPAAPFGGMKQSGIGREGARAGVEEYLETQYLSVAW
- a CDS encoding response regulator, encoding MALVLVVDDTAQIRMLIRLNLELEGHEVDEAADGEECLVRLRDPAAPRPDVVTMDAVMEPRDGWSAVAEIRRDPALADIPVVMVTASVQAHQRARAVQVGVDALVAKPFEPTALIQVVEDLAAAGRPPRGASAAPVRQ